In Actinomycetota bacterium, a genomic segment contains:
- a CDS encoding class I SAM-dependent methyltransferase: MSLEERLAKPLSPLREALVFGRSIGVDVAHKAIFRRSRTKQKVTSDYDQGEWADLLRDRKWERSGSLEEYLIPDVRGRIKVLIDQRVHEVDAEAYYALRSRKLVDILSANDGGASELIEIGCGAGRNLFTLAAHGRWQHIHGFDISPTGLAVIGEVAARFNLTNVSASSIDLLEESYCDHPRLKGSTVFSYYCLEQLPAHAERVIRRLVAAGVRRGLHIEPSLELFSPWRLQDIATVSYIWRQDYQRSLVTAVRSLEKEGLLRMVKAERLGYAPSVRNEPTLVVWEAV, encoded by the coding sequence ATGTCGCTTGAAGAACGGCTGGCTAAGCCGCTTTCCCCTTTGCGTGAAGCTTTGGTTTTCGGTCGTTCGATCGGTGTGGATGTGGCGCACAAGGCCATCTTTCGTCGAAGCAGGACCAAACAGAAGGTCACCAGCGACTACGACCAAGGCGAATGGGCGGATCTTCTGCGAGATCGCAAATGGGAGCGATCGGGCTCGCTGGAGGAGTATCTGATTCCGGACGTCAGGGGCCGGATCAAGGTGCTGATCGACCAACGCGTTCATGAGGTGGACGCCGAGGCGTATTACGCGTTGAGGTCCCGCAAACTTGTCGACATCCTTTCCGCGAACGACGGCGGCGCTTCCGAACTGATCGAGATTGGCTGTGGAGCAGGCCGAAACCTTTTCACGCTGGCGGCTCACGGGCGTTGGCAGCACATCCATGGATTTGACATCTCGCCCACCGGCCTGGCGGTCATCGGCGAAGTCGCGGCTCGCTTCAACCTGACGAACGTGAGCGCCTCTTCTATCGACCTGCTTGAGGAAAGCTATTGCGACCATCCGAGGTTAAAAGGGAGCACGGTGTTCAGCTACTATTGCCTTGAACAGCTGCCGGCTCATGCCGAACGTGTCATACGCCGGCTCGTTGCAGCCGGCGTCCGCCGGGGGCTTCACATCGAACCGAGCCTTGAATTGTTCTCGCCTTGGCGACTTCAGGACATCGCCACTGTGAGTTACATTTGGCGGCAGGACTATCAGCGATCGCTGGTGACGGCGGTGCGTTCGCTCGAGAAAGAGGGACTGCTCCGAATGGTTAAGGCGGAGCGCCTGGGTTATGCGCCCAGTGTCCGGAACGAGCCGACCTTGGTCGTTTGGGAAGCCGTCTGA